In Primulina huaijiensis isolate GDHJ02 chromosome 6, ASM1229523v2, whole genome shotgun sequence, a single window of DNA contains:
- the LOC140978154 gene encoding cysteine-rich receptor-like protein kinase 15 — MISQRWRLASLFLILTNFLAFAAAQSACINSGNYSSFSTYKDNMDTLLSSLPTNVDINGFYNASRGQSPDIVYAAVLCRGDVQLEECRACIRNATAELVKSCPNYKQATHWNELCMLRYSNESMFGIMKTFPSWYWWGLKDASSPVQYKADVSRLLDKLRGQAANGGSLRKVAVGNSSSADFQIIFSLVQCTPDLSPENCSSCLIGAAAKILTYCNISISCRVLWPSCNLRYLQLPFYNETRLRELQELAMLPPQLSPPPPQPVSPPGLLQPPPPASSPPPGLPQQPASPGKKNENTVIIASVSVGVGLLVAVLAIILLIKRAKKKPKEGLEPAQPARDINVVESLQYDFSGIKAATDDFSVSTKLGQGGFGVIYKGKLTNGQDIAVKRLSLDSRQGDVEFKNEVLLLAKLQHKNLVRLLGFSMEGKERLLVYEFVKNRSLDKFIFDPIKHNDLDWETRYKIICGISKGLLYLHEESRLKIIHRDLKASNILLDGDMNPKIADFGMARLFDVNETQANTNKIVGTYGYMSPEYAMYGQFSAKSDVFSFGVLILEIVSGEQNRSYKNGEDVENLLSLVWKHWRQGTAEDIIDPVLLRVGSYTLRGILRCIHIGLLCMQDNPSDRPAMGSVVLMLSSSIISLPVPFEPTYSTTHGYNSRIPNFRGYGLNEFDSSGSSAFKRSSTQSTESLKTDMLMTGFRPT, encoded by the exons ATGATTTCACAAAGATGGCGGCTCGCCTCCCTTTTCTTAATCCTTACAAACTTTTTGGCGTTTGCCGCAGCGCAGTCTGCTTGCATAAACAGCGGCAATTACAGCAGTTTTAGCACGTACAAGGATAATATGGACACACTCTTATCCTCCCTTCCTACAAACGTCGATATTAACGGATTCTACAACGCCTCCAGAGGGCAGAGCCCGGATATAGTCTATGCAGCAGTGCTGTGTAGAGGGGACGTACAGCTTGAAGAATGCCGTGCTTGTATTCGAAACGCCACTGCTGAATTAGTAAAATCATGTCCAAATTACAAGCAAGCCACTCACTGGAATGAACTCTGCATGCTACGGTACTCTAATGAATCTATGTTCGGGATAATGAAGACTTTTCCATCGTGGTACTGGTGGGGTCTAAAGGACGCCTCGAGTCCTGTCCAGTATAAGGCGGACGTTAGCAGGCTACTGGACAAGCTTCGTGGGCAAGCTGCTAATGGCGGTTCTCTGAGGAAAGTGGCTGTTGGGAATAGTAGCTCTGCAGATTTTCAGATTATTTTTTCGTTGGTTCAGTGTACCCCTGATTTGTCACCGGAGAATTGCAGTAGTTGTTTAATTGGGGCCGCTGCGAAGATCCTAACATATTGCAACATTTCCATAAGCTGTAGAGTACTATGGCCGAGCTGCAATCTTCGTTATCTTCAATTACCATTTTACAACGAAACCAGGCTTCGTGAGTTACAGGAGCTTGCGATGCTGCCACCACAACtgtcaccaccaccaccacagcCAGTATCACCACCAGGTCTGCTGCAGCCGCCGCCACCAGCATCATCACCACCACCAGGATTGCCACAGCAACCGGCATCGCCAG ggaaaaaaaatgaaaatactgTGATCATCGCTTCTGTTTCAGTTGGTGTGGGTCTACTAGTGGCTGTATTAGCTATTATCCTGCTGATAAAGAGAGCTAAAAAGAAGCCAAAAGAAGGACTTGAAC CTGCACAGCCTGCACGTGACATTAACGTAGTCGAATCTCTACAATATGATTTCTCCGGAATCAAAGCTGCTACCGATGATTTCTCGGTTTCTACCAAGTTGGGGCAAGGTGGATTTGGGGTCATTTATAAG GGAAAACTTACAAATGGGCAAGACATTGCAGTAAAAAGACTATCCCTGGATTCTAGGCAAGGTGACGTGGAATTCAAGAATGAAGTCTTATTGCTGGCCAAGCTACAACACAAGAATCTTGTAAGACTCTTGGGTTTTTCCATGGAAGGGAAGGAAAGGCTTCTCGTCTATGAATTCGTCAAGAATAGAAGCCTTGACAAGTTTATATTTG ACCCTATCAAACACAATGATTTGGATTGGGAGACCCGTTACAAGATCATATGTGGGATTTCAAAGGGACTTCTATATTTGCACGAAGAATCTCGactcaaaataattcatcgtgatCTCAAAGCTAGCAATATACTTTTAGATGGAGATATGAACCCCAAAATTGCGGACTTCGGCATGGCAAGGTTATTTGATGTCAATGAAACTCAAGCCAATACCAACAAAATTGTGGGAACTTA TGGATATATGTCACCAGAGTATGCAATGTACGGACAGTTCTCTGCTAAGTCTGATGTATTTAGCTTCGGTGTGCTGATCCTAGAAATTGTCAGCGGTGAGCAAAATAGATCATATAAAAATGGGGAGGATGTGGAAAACCTCTTAAGTCTG GTATGGAAACATTGGCGCCAAGGAACGGCAGAGGATATCATTGATCCAGTACTGTTGAGGGTTGGTTCATATACCCTACGTGGTATTTTAAGATGCATTCACATTGGTTTGCTATGCATGCAAGACAATCCTAGTGATAGACCAGCAATGGGTTCAGTTGTTCTTATGCTTAGCAGCTCCATAATATCTCTGCCAGTACCTTTCGAGCCAACATATTCTACGACCCATGGCTATAACTCGAGAATTCCGAACTTCCGTGGGTATGGTTTAAATGAATTTGATTCAAGTGGATCATCAGCCTTTAAAAGGTCGTCAACTCAATCTACGGAATCATTAAAAACCGACATGTTAATGACTGGTTTTCGTCCAACGTGA